One part of the Clostridium thermosuccinogenes genome encodes these proteins:
- a CDS encoding thioredoxin domain-containing protein encodes MLLLNFSTLSASENQVKAIYFYTPTCSFCQKLTSFFDDLQDKHKDFILIKYNITD; translated from the coding sequence ATGTTGCTGTTAAATTTTTCTACTCTTTCAGCTAGTGAAAATCAAGTGAAGGCTATTTACTTTTATACGCCAACTTGTAGTTTTTGTCAAAAGCTTACAAGCTTTTTCGATGATTTGCAGGACAAGCATAAAGATTTTATTCTTATAAAATACAATATAACTGATTAG
- a CDS encoding ABC transporter ATP-binding protein, with protein MIQLINVHKIYKGNGVQTLALKGISLEIAESEFVAIMGRSGCGKTTLLNIIGCMDDFDSGEYMFKDINIKELNSKQLALIRNKRIGFVFQAFNLINEMTVFENVEVPLGYAGMPRKQRKEIVLEMLEKVGLIDKVKNYPSQLSGGQQQRVAIARALSNNPEIILADEPTGNLDSKNGTEIIELLQSLNNKGTTLVIVTHDEKVASYAKRKIILNDGIIVKDTGAY; from the coding sequence ATGATACAACTGATTAATGTTCATAAGATCTATAAGGGTAATGGTGTTCAAACGTTGGCCCTAAAGGGCATTAGCTTAGAAATTGCAGAGTCAGAGTTTGTGGCAATAATGGGACGCTCTGGTTGTGGAAAAACAACACTTCTCAACATAATAGGTTGTATGGATGATTTCGATTCCGGTGAATACATGTTTAAAGATATAAATATAAAAGAATTAAATAGCAAACAGCTTGCTTTAATTAGAAATAAACGCATTGGTTTTGTCTTCCAAGCATTTAACCTCATTAATGAAATGACGGTGTTTGAAAATGTGGAAGTCCCGTTAGGATATGCAGGGATGCCAAGAAAGCAAAGAAAAGAAATCGTTCTGGAAATGTTAGAAAAAGTCGGTTTGATTGATAAAGTAAAGAATTATCCATCTCAGTTATCAGGTGGCCAACAACAGCGTGTTGCAATAGCAAGAGCTTTATCTAATAACCCTGAGATTATACTTGCGGATGAACCTACGGGAAATTTGGATAGCAAGAACGGAACTGAAATAATAGAGTTATTGCAGAGTCTGAATAATAAAGGAACAACCCTTGTGATTGTAACCCATGACGAAAAAGTTGCAAGTTATGCAAAACGTAAAATTATTCTTAATGATGGTATTATAGTAAAAGATACAGGAGCATATTAG